Proteins encoded by one window of Candidatus Nezhaarchaeota archaeon:
- a CDS encoding Zn-ribbon domain-containing OB-fold protein, translating to MAQLQPPPTIESFYKFVAESKLMGVKCRKCGNVMVPPRPICDRCLSKELEWVQLKGEGDLISFTVIHIPPTQFASMAPYAVAIVKLDEGPKLPGIVKGITQPSQLRVGMRMKVSFEGAAVQQQTWPQWPRYFFEPL from the coding sequence ATGGCTCAGCTTCAACCTCCACCTACAATAGAGTCATTCTACAAGTTTGTAGCTGAGAGTAAGCTTATGGGCGTCAAGTGCAGGAAGTGTGGTAACGTCATGGTCCCCCCAAGGCCTATCTGCGATAGATGCTTGAGTAAGGAGCTTGAATGGGTACAGCTTAAAGGGGAGGGCGATCTAATAAGCTTTACAGTAATCCACATTCCACCAACACAATTCGCGTCGATGGCTCCATATGCTGTGGCTATCGTGAAGCTCGACGAGGGGCCAAAGCTTCCAGGAATAGTTAAGGGGATAACGCAGCCGTCTCAACTTAGAGTGGGCATGAGGATGAAGGTCTCCTTTGAAGGTGCAGCTGTTCAACAGCAAACTTGGCCGCAATGGCCTAGGTACTTCTTTGAGCCTCTATGA
- a CDS encoding formate--phosphoribosylaminoimidazolecarboxamide ligase family protein: MITRNELIKVVKNYDRRNIHIGVLGSHSALDVMDGAKDEGLKTVVVCQRGRERPYFMYKRLCDEVIVLDRFSDIVDEEVQEKLRRLNTIFVPHRAFTTYVPYDDIEDKFFVPLFGNRAMLRTEERWAPKNQYYLLEKAGIRQPKKFKSPDEIDRLVIVKVQEAKRKTERAFFTASSPDDYWRKARERMEKGIINEEALKDAVIEEFVLGTYFNFNYFYSPIDNELEFLGIDRRLQTNLYDFVNLPARQQLDVDVPLQNIEVGHMPATIRESLLEKVFDIGLKFVEVTKIEYPPGIIGPFALQGAVTADLDIVIFDVSPRVPGSPVLITMSPYSKFKHGFVVGTGRRIAMEIKRAIETDRVIDIVT; encoded by the coding sequence TTGATAACGAGAAATGAGTTAATTAAAGTAGTGAAGAATTACGATCGACGGAACATTCACATAGGCGTTCTAGGGAGCCATTCAGCTCTCGACGTCATGGACGGGGCTAAGGACGAGGGTCTTAAAACCGTTGTCGTATGTCAAAGGGGGAGGGAAAGGCCCTACTTCATGTACAAGAGGCTGTGTGACGAGGTGATAGTCCTTGATAGATTCTCAGACATAGTCGATGAGGAGGTTCAAGAGAAGTTGAGGAGGCTTAACACCATTTTCGTGCCCCATAGGGCCTTCACAACCTACGTCCCCTACGACGACATAGAGGATAAGTTCTTTGTACCGCTATTCGGCAATAGAGCTATGCTAAGGACTGAGGAGAGGTGGGCCCCCAAGAACCAGTACTACCTACTTGAGAAGGCTGGCATTAGGCAGCCTAAGAAGTTTAAATCACCCGACGAGATAGATAGACTTGTGATAGTTAAGGTTCAAGAAGCTAAGAGGAAAACTGAGAGAGCATTCTTCACCGCTTCAAGTCCTGATGATTACTGGCGTAAAGCTAGAGAAAGGATGGAGAAGGGGATTATAAACGAGGAGGCCTTGAAAGACGCTGTGATAGAAGAGTTTGTGTTAGGCACGTACTTTAACTTTAATTATTTCTACTCTCCAATAGACAATGAGCTGGAGTTCCTAGGAATCGATAGGAGGTTGCAGACGAACCTTTACGATTTCGTAAACTTACCAGCTCGCCAGCAATTAGATGTCGATGTACCTTTACAGAACATAGAGGTCGGCCACATGCCCGCAACCATAAGGGAGTCGTTACTAGAGAAGGTCTTCGATATAGGCTTAAAGTTTGTGGAGGTCACTAAAATAGAGTATCCACCGGGCATCATAGGGCCATTCGCCCTTCAAGGAGCTGTAACAGCTGATTTAGATATAGTCATTTTTGACGTATCACCCAGGGTTCCAGGAAGCCCTGTACTCATTACGATGTCGCCTTACAGCAAGTTTAAGCATGGATTCGTCGTTGGAACTGGAAGAAGGATAGCAATGGAGATCAAGAGGGCCATTGAGACCGATAGAGTCATAGACATAGTAACTTAG
- a CDS encoding mRNA surveillance protein pelota encodes MKVIEWDEKHGKMLLRVESQDDLWCLYNILEPGDSIIAKTSREVKVNDKSSRVPMTLKVRVEKVEFQPFTERLRIKGVVVEGPDRFGVVGAHHTISVSEGSEILVEKERWSRHNLKRIFKASSRRPVNILLIGIDSDEAAFVAPHDYGFELLAEVYMNLPGKHDPDKRDEALKERISELAAKTRELVERLNAKAIAIVGPGFMKESLAKEVSMSVKAKVYVDSTSSGGYQGVREAIRRGVLKRILRDLNVVEEAELMDEFLTHLSKSDGKAVYGVNDVKRAAECGAIEKLLVHDELIRSPDLNLRREIERLIDLAERTGAQVKIFSSLEEPSQQLKSIGGLAAILRFSLYIES; translated from the coding sequence TTGAAGGTTATTGAGTGGGATGAGAAGCATGGTAAGATGCTCTTGAGAGTAGAGTCTCAAGATGATCTTTGGTGTCTCTATAACATCTTAGAACCCGGCGACAGCATTATAGCCAAGACCTCAAGGGAGGTCAAGGTCAATGATAAGAGCTCTCGAGTGCCAATGACACTCAAGGTCAGAGTTGAGAAGGTGGAGTTCCAACCATTCACTGAGAGGCTTAGGATAAAAGGTGTAGTCGTTGAGGGACCTGATAGATTTGGAGTTGTGGGTGCACACCATACCATAAGTGTCAGTGAGGGGTCAGAAATATTAGTGGAGAAGGAGAGGTGGTCGCGCCACAACTTAAAGAGGATTTTTAAGGCTTCTTCCCGAAGACCCGTGAACATCCTCCTCATAGGCATAGATTCGGATGAAGCTGCATTCGTAGCCCCTCATGACTACGGATTTGAACTACTTGCTGAGGTTTATATGAACCTACCTGGAAAGCACGATCCAGATAAGAGAGATGAAGCATTAAAAGAGAGGATCTCTGAATTAGCAGCAAAGACGAGAGAACTTGTTGAAAGGCTTAACGCAAAGGCGATAGCTATTGTAGGTCCAGGCTTCATGAAGGAGTCTCTTGCAAAAGAGGTCTCCATGAGCGTGAAGGCTAAGGTCTACGTGGATTCAACTTCAAGCGGAGGTTATCAAGGAGTTAGAGAAGCGATCAGGAGAGGCGTCTTAAAGAGGATTTTAAGAGATCTCAATGTAGTTGAAGAGGCAGAACTGATGGACGAGTTTTTAACACACCTGTCAAAGAGTGACGGTAAAGCAGTCTATGGAGTCAATGACGTAAAGAGAGCAGCTGAATGTGGTGCAATAGAGAAGCTCCTTGTTCATGATGAGCTCATAAGGTCTCCAGACTTAAACTTAAGAAGAGAGATTGAGAGGCTCATTGACCTAGCAGAGAGGACTGGTGCTCAAGTTAAGATCTTCAGCAGCTTAGAGGAGCCTAGTCAACAGTTAAAGTCTATTGGAGGTTTAGCAGCGATTCTTCGGTTCAGTCTTTATATCGAATCATAA
- a CDS encoding MarC family protein, whose product MLETLYSYFMAFMMLFVIFDAVGNVPIFYTLTEGLERDERKRTIQNSVIVAGIMLFVFAFGGKQILNFFNISLDDFRIAGGVILLIISIEGLLGRVEAMKIKAEQLAVVPLATPLLAGPGSISIVIYLMEAGYGVGPTITSIVANVIVAWAILVNCDKVFKILGRNGSLIISRIMSFILAALAIAMIREGIIGVMNLLH is encoded by the coding sequence ATGCTGGAAACGCTCTACTCCTACTTCATGGCCTTTATGATGCTGTTCGTAATATTTGATGCGGTAGGCAACGTCCCCATATTCTACACGCTAACTGAGGGGCTTGAACGGGATGAGAGGAAGAGGACTATTCAAAACTCGGTTATAGTAGCTGGGATCATGCTCTTCGTGTTCGCTTTTGGAGGTAAGCAGATCTTAAACTTCTTCAACATAAGCTTAGACGACTTCAGAATTGCTGGGGGCGTAATACTGCTCATAATATCGATTGAAGGTCTACTAGGAAGGGTTGAGGCGATGAAGATTAAGGCTGAGCAATTAGCGGTCGTTCCATTAGCTACACCATTACTCGCTGGTCCAGGTAGCATATCAATCGTGATATACCTAATGGAAGCTGGTTATGGTGTTGGGCCGACTATAACGTCGATAGTTGCCAATGTGATCGTAGCTTGGGCCATACTAGTTAACTGTGACAAAGTCTTTAAGATTCTAGGTAGGAATGGCTCGCTAATAATCTCTAGGATTATGTCATTCATATTAGCTGCCTTAGCCATAGCTATGATCAGAGAAGGCATAATTGGCGTCATGAATCTACTGCATTAG
- a CDS encoding thiolase domain-containing protein, with amino-acid sequence MTRKPLAAIVSAGLSRFGRRDGLYCRELFVEAATEAFDRCPNLDPKKDIKAVFVGHMGESYEHQGHTGPTICDWLGLTPVQSFRLESACASSGSALRSAVMAIASGLVDVALVGGVEKMTHRSTAEVTEFLAMASDFPFEQWNGLTFPGLFALMATAHMNKYGTKEEQLAMVAVKNHKNASMNPKAQFQKAIALEDVLKSRVIAWPLKLFDCSPITDGASCAILVRPDLAKRYTDTPVYIIASAGATDRIGLYERDDITTLLSAKVASREAYKMAGVEPKDVSVAEVHDCFTIAEIILYEDLGFCPKGYGGKFIEEGQSEIGGRIPVNTSGGLKAKGHPVGATGVAQLYEIYLQLTGQAGQRQVRGAEIGLTHNMGGSGASAFVHIYRRGD; translated from the coding sequence ATGACGAGGAAACCCCTAGCTGCTATAGTTAGTGCTGGACTCTCAAGGTTTGGTAGGAGGGATGGACTCTACTGTAGAGAGCTGTTTGTGGAGGCTGCAACTGAAGCTTTTGATCGATGCCCCAATCTAGATCCTAAGAAAGACATTAAGGCTGTCTTCGTTGGCCACATGGGTGAGTCTTATGAGCATCAAGGGCATACAGGTCCAACAATTTGCGACTGGCTGGGGCTAACGCCCGTACAGAGTTTCAGGCTTGAGAGCGCGTGCGCATCTTCAGGCTCAGCTCTACGTAGTGCGGTCATGGCGATAGCCTCCGGGCTAGTCGATGTAGCTCTTGTTGGTGGAGTTGAGAAAATGACTCATAGGTCAACCGCGGAAGTGACGGAGTTCCTAGCGATGGCATCAGACTTCCCCTTTGAACAGTGGAATGGTTTAACGTTTCCAGGGCTCTTCGCGTTGATGGCGACTGCTCACATGAATAAATATGGCACTAAGGAGGAGCAGCTGGCGATGGTAGCGGTTAAGAATCACAAGAATGCCTCCATGAACCCTAAAGCTCAATTTCAAAAGGCCATAGCGCTCGAGGACGTGTTGAAGTCCAGGGTCATAGCTTGGCCACTAAAACTCTTTGATTGCTCCCCAATAACTGATGGAGCTAGTTGCGCAATACTTGTAAGGCCTGATTTAGCTAAGAGGTACACGGACACACCAGTCTACATCATAGCTTCAGCTGGAGCAACAGATAGGATAGGCCTATATGAGAGGGATGACATAACCACCCTACTCTCAGCTAAAGTAGCTAGCCGAGAAGCATACAAGATGGCTGGAGTTGAACCTAAAGATGTAAGTGTAGCTGAAGTACATGACTGCTTTACTATAGCTGAGATCATCTTGTACGAGGATCTAGGCTTCTGCCCGAAAGGTTATGGAGGCAAGTTCATAGAGGAAGGTCAGAGTGAAATAGGAGGAAGGATCCCTGTCAATACGAGTGGTGGGCTCAAAGCTAAAGGGCATCCAGTTGGTGCTACTGGAGTAGCTCAGCTATATGAAATATACTTGCAGTTAACTGGTCAGGCTGGTCAAAGACAGGTTCGTGGTGCAGAGATAGGTTTAACCCACAATATGGGCGGCTCAGGAGCATCAGCTTTCGTCCACATATATAGGAGGGGTGATTAG
- a CDS encoding endonuclease domain-containing protein, producing MRARARRYRIRSPRAYTSGELAVIKELQNRGIIFFTQQKIRIGGKTFIIDIFVPPNLAVEIDGIYHVKDIRISRDQVKDEALRSIGVKVLRFSDAVAKSRPSKVVDEVLKELKSISSQED from the coding sequence GTGAGGGCGAGGGCAAGGAGGTATAGGATTCGATCACCTAGAGCCTATACGTCAGGTGAGTTAGCTGTAATCAAGGAACTTCAGAATAGAGGAATCATATTTTTTACTCAACAAAAGATCCGTATTGGTGGTAAGACGTTCATAATCGACATATTCGTACCACCGAACTTAGCTGTAGAAATTGATGGCATCTACCATGTAAAAGACATTAGGATCTCAAGAGATCAAGTTAAGGATGAGGCTTTGAGGAGCATTGGAGTTAAGGTCTTGAGATTCTCCGACGCTGTGGCTAAATCGAGGCCATCTAAGGTTGTTGATGAGGTCTTGAAGGAACTTAAGTCAATATCAAGCCAGGAGGACTGA
- a CDS encoding NAD(P)/FAD-dependent oxidoreductase — protein sequence MVEKLHFDVVVLGGGAAGLAAATKLRELGIDRVVVIDYHPYVDGLLGGILPQCIHPGFGVHYFREDLTGSEFAFKLIRRAEKIGVEILSDAYASKLRTTSRTIEVTALSRRGLMSISSRALIYAAGARERSIFEIGVAGERPSGVYTAGEAQAMMDLHGIMPGREVVVVGSGDVGLIMARRFALEGAVVKAVIELMPWPGGLTRNIVQCLRDYNIPLLLSHMVTRIIGKDRVRGIEVVRVDEGLRPIAGTHKIINCDTVIIAAGLIPRVELLEEAGAEIDGATGGPVVNDYLETSLHNVFAAGNSLIINDLVDYAAEQGEQAAISAHYVISGGEIPRDNVKRVTLGRNIRLAVPQLLTGAQDVIMYIRVKRPEENAKLVIPEIGDEIKFQRVRPAEIIRVKVKGDDIMRVHDDKITITLETN from the coding sequence TAGATTACCATCCGTACGTGGACGGTCTATTGGGAGGTATACTTCCTCAATGCATACACCCAGGTTTTGGAGTCCACTACTTCCGTGAAGATCTTACAGGATCGGAGTTCGCATTCAAATTAATAAGAAGAGCTGAGAAGATAGGTGTTGAAATTCTCTCCGATGCCTACGCTTCCAAGCTTCGAACGACATCGCGAACCATTGAGGTAACAGCTCTCTCTCGAAGGGGTCTAATGAGCATCTCGAGTAGAGCATTGATATACGCTGCTGGGGCACGTGAAAGATCGATTTTTGAAATAGGTGTAGCGGGGGAAAGACCATCTGGCGTCTACACTGCTGGAGAGGCTCAGGCAATGATGGACCTACACGGTATCATGCCGGGTAGAGAGGTAGTTGTTGTGGGATCCGGTGACGTGGGCCTCATTATGGCTAGGAGGTTCGCATTAGAGGGTGCTGTAGTTAAAGCCGTCATTGAGCTGATGCCGTGGCCCGGAGGCTTAACGAGGAACATAGTGCAGTGTCTTCGAGACTACAATATACCGCTACTATTGAGCCATATGGTCACCAGGATCATCGGCAAGGATAGGGTTAGAGGAATTGAGGTGGTACGTGTGGATGAGGGGTTAAGACCAATAGCTGGAACCCATAAGATAATTAATTGCGATACAGTCATCATCGCTGCAGGCCTCATTCCAAGAGTTGAGCTCCTTGAAGAGGCTGGAGCGGAGATTGATGGTGCTACGGGTGGTCCAGTGGTCAATGACTACCTAGAGACGAGCCTTCACAACGTATTCGCGGCAGGCAACTCACTAATCATTAATGACTTAGTTGATTACGCTGCTGAGCAGGGTGAGCAAGCTGCGATAAGTGCTCACTACGTTATAAGTGGAGGCGAAATCCCAAGAGACAACGTTAAGCGCGTCACCCTAGGAAGAAACATTAGGTTAGCTGTACCCCAACTTCTCACAGGCGCTCAAGACGTGATTATGTACATAAGGGTCAAGAGGCCCGAGGAGAACGCCAAGCTCGTAATACCAGAGATAGGAGATGAGATTAAGTTTCAACGCGTAAGACCAGCTGAAATTATCAGGGTAAAGGTTAAAGGTGATGACATCATGAGAGTGCATGATGACAAGATTACAATCACGCTAGAAACCAATTAA
- a CDS encoding formate--phosphoribosylaminoimidazolecarboxamide ligase: MNSSKITIVTLGSHSALQILKGAKDEGLKTALVCLKRRVNLYRRFSKLIDEMILVDSFFDVTSTEVQKKLLSLNAILIPHGSLIEYVDLETIEQRFEVPIFGNKYILRWEADRDLKEKLLREAGARTPRAYKSIDEVDRTVIVKLPGAKGGRGYFLASGPDDVRAKIKVMKLNEGDVFIQEYIVGVTAYAHFFYSPLTRELELFGVDRRYETNADGLGRLPASIQLASSPELSYLVVGNIPIVLRESLLEEIYEIGDGLVRASEKLVPPGLIGPFCIEGAYDGNGNFYVFEFSARIVAGTNLYVNGSPYTWFLYDEPMSMGRRIAREIKRASERGELDKLLT; the protein is encoded by the coding sequence ATGAACTCATCAAAGATAACGATAGTGACGCTAGGTTCTCACTCAGCCCTTCAAATACTTAAGGGGGCTAAGGATGAGGGCCTTAAAACTGCACTTGTATGTCTAAAGAGGAGGGTTAACCTGTACCGTAGGTTTAGCAAGCTAATTGATGAGATGATCTTAGTTGATAGCTTCTTCGACGTCACTTCAACGGAGGTCCAGAAGAAGCTTTTAAGTTTAAATGCAATACTGATACCCCATGGCTCGCTCATCGAGTATGTAGATCTTGAGACCATAGAGCAGAGGTTTGAGGTGCCGATTTTTGGTAATAAGTACATATTAAGGTGGGAGGCAGACAGAGACCTTAAAGAGAAGCTCTTGCGTGAGGCTGGGGCCAGAACTCCCCGAGCTTACAAGAGCATTGATGAAGTTGACAGGACAGTCATAGTTAAGTTACCTGGAGCTAAGGGAGGGAGAGGTTACTTCTTAGCATCTGGACCAGACGATGTTAGGGCTAAGATTAAGGTTATGAAGCTCAATGAAGGGGATGTCTTTATTCAAGAGTACATAGTAGGCGTAACTGCCTATGCTCACTTCTTCTACTCACCACTAACAAGAGAGCTTGAGCTATTTGGTGTTGATAGGAGATATGAGACGAATGCTGACGGTCTAGGTAGGTTGCCAGCAAGCATACAGTTGGCATCAAGTCCAGAGCTATCTTACTTAGTCGTAGGCAATATCCCCATTGTGCTTAGAGAGTCATTATTAGAGGAGATTTACGAGATAGGTGATGGGCTTGTTAGAGCCTCTGAGAAACTTGTTCCACCAGGGCTTATAGGTCCATTCTGTATTGAGGGGGCTTACGATGGTAATGGCAACTTCTACGTCTTTGAATTTTCAGCTAGAATAGTTGCTGGAACGAACCTTTACGTTAATGGCTCGCCATACACCTGGTTCCTATACGACGAACCCATGAGCATGGGTAGGAGGATAGCTAGAGAGATAAAGAGGGCAAGTGAGAGAGGAGAGCTTGACAAATTATTGACGTAG
- a CDS encoding 30S ribosomal protein S25e — protein sequence MGGKKKKSISAMEKQQKLREVKEKKVKEEKEERREKKEKKIASPLLPLEVAKQLEKELSSLTCITPYTLATKFGLKLGVAKNVLKELELKGLLRNVAKCSRISIYTPIRSPSSTS from the coding sequence ATGGGAGGTAAAAAGAAGAAATCCATCTCCGCAATGGAGAAGCAGCAAAAACTACGTGAGGTAAAGGAGAAAAAGGTCAAGGAGGAAAAGGAAGAGAGAAGAGAAAAGAAGGAGAAGAAGATAGCTAGCCCCCTTCTACCTCTAGAGGTAGCTAAGCAGCTTGAGAAGGAACTTAGCAGCCTAACATGCATAACACCATACACGCTTGCTACTAAGTTCGGTCTCAAATTGGGAGTCGCGAAAAACGTGTTAAAGGAGCTTGAGCTAAAAGGGTTGCTTAGAAACGTGGCTAAGTGTTCAAGAATATCAATTTACACACCGATACGTTCTCCAAGTTCAACCTCTTAA
- a CDS encoding DUF1667 domain-containing protein, producing MTTPQVDVYGLCGCDNVNDEQEVLCIVCPTGCTIKAKREGSDVVVEGALCPRGVEYAKKEVLSPVRRVMTVIKVRGGNLPTVSVITRDPIPKDCIWKVVRALVNIEVEAPIEVGQVILRNICGTDVVATRQVKRVSKNDCPCSSM from the coding sequence TTGACTACACCTCAAGTAGACGTATACGGTTTATGTGGATGTGATAACGTGAATGATGAACAAGAAGTACTGTGCATCGTATGTCCTACTGGTTGCACTATCAAAGCTAAAAGAGAGGGAAGCGATGTCGTAGTTGAAGGAGCATTATGTCCTCGTGGAGTAGAGTACGCTAAGAAGGAGGTTCTTAGTCCAGTGAGGCGTGTAATGACCGTCATAAAGGTGAGAGGGGGAAACTTACCCACAGTATCAGTTATAACTCGTGATCCCATTCCGAAGGATTGCATATGGAAGGTGGTAAGGGCTTTAGTCAACATTGAGGTTGAGGCCCCAATTGAGGTAGGTCAAGTAATCCTCAGGAATATATGTGGTACAGATGTGGTAGCCACTAGACAAGTGAAAAGAGTGAGCAAAAATGACTGCCCATGCTCGTCCATGTAG